From a region of the Castanea sativa cultivar Marrone di Chiusa Pesio chromosome 10, ASM4071231v1 genome:
- the LOC142611644 gene encoding putative methyltransferase At1g78140, chloroplastic isoform X3, producing MASVISNLSSVLLPSQLSNSRRCFFKPCARPRLFNKRIFAVKVRASSTAFIDTKPPTEPIVVENEVSSSKSILACPICFKSLMLIGNHVLSVSESAAGSTLLCNTCKKSFNGNQTHYDMTVASGTKDYGVQMPISTEFFRFPLISFLYERGWRQSFSIWGGFPGPEKEFELMRDFLKPALDGNIVDASCGSGLFSRLFAQSGLFSLVIALDYSENMLQQCYEFIKQEETFPKENLILVRADISRLPFVSSSVDAVHAGAALPCWPSPSTAIIEAMSGSHFFLSERELQDLCTACGLVGFTSIRNGLFVMISASKPI from the exons ATGGCGTCAGTGATCAGCAACCTCTCGTCTGTGTTGCTTCCGAGTCAACTCAGTAACTCGAGGCGTTGTTTCTTCAAACCCTGTGCGCGTCCACGACTCTTCAACAAACGTATTTTCGCGGTAAAAGTTCGAGCTTCTTCAACCGCCTTTATCGACACCAAGCCCCCAACG GAACCTATTGTGGTTGAAAATGAGGTTAGCAGCAGCAAGAGCATTTTAGCTTGTCCTATATGCTTCAAATCGTTAATGTTGATTGGCAATCATGTTTTATCTGT CAGTGAGTCTGCAGCTGGGTCTACTTTGCTATGTAACACTTGTAAGAAGTCATTCAATGGCAACCAAACGCATTATGACATGACAGTGGCTAGTGGGACCAAGGACTATGGTGTGCAGATGCCAATTTCCACCGAGTTTTTCAG GTTTCCATTGATATCTTTTCTCTATGAGAGGGGCTGGCGTCAAAGTTTTTCTATCTGGGGTGGTTTTCCAGGCCCAGAGAAAGAg TTTGAATTGATGAGGGATTTCTTGAAGCCAGCTTTAGATGGAAATATAGTTGATGCTAGTTGTGGGAGTGGGTTATTTTCAAGACTATTTGCCCAGAGTGGATTATTTTCTCTTGTTATTGCTCTGGACTACTCAGAGAACATGTTGCAGCAATGTTATGAATTCATTAAGCAGGAGGAAACTTTTCCAAAAGA GAACTTAATCTTGGTCAGAGCTGATATCTCTAGGCTTCCTTTTGTTTCAAGTTCTGTTGATGCTGTGCATGCTGGTGCTGCTCTACCGTGTTGGCCTTCACCATCAACAGCT ATTATAGAGGCAATGTCAGGCAGCCATTTCTTCCTATCTGAACGTGAACTACAAGATCTCTGCACTGCCTGTGGATTAGTTGgctttacaagtataagaaatgGGCTTTTCGTGATGATCTCTGCTTCAAAACCCATCTAA
- the LOC142613653 gene encoding uncharacterized protein LOC142613653 isoform X2 — MSHYYRVCIERLVRLCTLTRRVWVLSLSSGPLFSPPVTQSPPTSPSATTAPTSSPPVPSSGPPPLFSSLSPPLSPSHLSSVKQVAVSRALNGIGLALVAPAIQSLVADSTDDNNRGTAFGWLQLTGNLGSIIGGLLSVLIAPLTFMGIPGWRISFHLVAIISVMVGVLIQIFANDPRFSDSNAKDRDLVKSKSFWLEVKDLVQEAKSVIKIPSFQIIVAQGVTGSFPWSALSFSAMWLELSGFSHEKTAFLIALFVMGSSFGGLFGGKMGDILSTRLPNSGRIILAQTSSASAIPLAAILLLALPNDPSSGAVHGLVLFIVGFCISWNAPATNNPIFAEIVPEKSRTSVYAMDRSFESILSSFAPPIVGILAQYVYGYKPVPTGSSESEEIATDRGNATSLAKALYTAIGVPMALCCLIYSFLYYTYPRDKERAKMEALIESEMQQIELDNAPTGEEFSQVQFTESGERFGQELDYELGNGFDLEDDEKILLYHQLTFSNMGK, encoded by the exons ATGAGTCATTACTACCGGGTGTGTATAGAGAGGTTGGTGCGGCTTTGCACACTGACCCGACGGGTTTGGgttctctcactctcttcagGTCCATTGTTCAGTCCGCCTGTTACCCAATCGCCGCCTACCTCTCCGTCCGCCACAACCGCGCCCACGTCATCGCCTCCGGTGCCTTCCTCTGGGCCGCCGCCACTTTTCTCGTCGCTTTCTCCTCCACTTTCACCCAG TCATTTATCTTCTGTCAAACAGGTGGCTGTATCTAGAGCTTTGAATGGGATTGGCCTTGCGCTAGTTGCACCTGCAATTCAGTCCCTTGTAGCTGACTCAACTGATGACAACAACCGTGGTACAGCTTTTGGGTGGCTTCAACTAACAGGCAACCTTGGTTCAATTATTGGTGGACTCCTCTCAGTATTGATAGCTCCATTAACATTCATGGGAATTCCTGGTTGGAGAATTTCCTTTCATCTTGTTGCAATCATCAGTGTTATGGTTGGTGTTTTGATCCAAATTTTTGCCAATGATCCTCGCTTTTCAGATTCTAATGCAAAAGATAGAGATCTAGTTAAGAGTAAATCCTTCTGGTTAGAAGTGAAGGATCTGGTTCAGGAAGCAAAGTCAGTTATTAAGATTCCATCTTTCCAGATTATTGTGGCACAGGGTGTCACTGGTTCATTCCCATGGTCAGCTCTGTCATTCTCAGCTATGTGGTTAGAGCTTTCTGGCTTCTCACATGAGAAAACTGCATTCCTCATAGCCCTGTTTGTGATGGGTAGTTCCTTTGGGGGCCTATTTGGTGGTAAGATGGGAGATATTCTTTCTACTCGTCTCCCAAATTCTGGAAGGATAATTCTAGCACAGACAAGCTCAGCATCAGCTATCCCTCTAGCAGCAATACTTTTGCTGGCTTTACCCAATGATCCATCTTCTGGAGCAGTCCATGGTTTGGTCTTGTTCATTGTGGGCTTCTGCATATCCTGGAATGCTCCAGCTACAAACAA TCCAATTTTTGCAGAGATAGTTCCTGAGAAATCCCGAACAAGTGTCTATGCAATGGACCGATCTTTTGAGTCCATACTGTCATCATTTGCTCCCCCTATAGTTGGGATATTGGCTCAGTATGTTTATGGTTATAAGCCAGTTCCTACTGGGTCAAGTGAATCTGAAGAGATTGCCACAGATAGAGGGAATGCTACATCATTGGCCAAGGCACTCTACACGGCAATAGGAGTTCCAATGGCTTTGTGTTGTCTAATTTACTCATTTCTCTATTACACCTACCCAAGAGACAAAGAACGGGCCAAGATGGAAGCTCTGATAGAATCAGAGATGCAACAAATAGAGTTGGATAATGCACCTACAGGTGAAGAATTTTCTCAAGTCCAGTTCACTGAGTCAGGAGAACGTTTTGGTCAGGAATTGGATTATGAACTGGGGAATGGCTTTGATCTTGAAGATGATGAGAAGATATTGCTCTACCACCAGCTGACATTCTCCAATATGGGTAAATAG
- the LOC142611644 gene encoding putative methyltransferase At1g78140, chloroplastic isoform X2, with amino-acid sequence MASVISNLSSVLLPSQLSNSRRCFFKPCARPRLFNKRIFAVKVRASSTAFIDTKPPTEPIVVENEVSSSKSILACPICFKSLMLIGNHVLSVESAAGSTLLCNTCKKSFNGNQTHYDMTVASGTKDYGVQMPISTEFFRFPLISFLYERGWRQSFSIWGGFPGPEKEFELMRDFLKPALDGNIVDASCGSGLFSRLFAQSGLFSLVIALDYSENMLQQCYEFIKQEETFPKENLILVRADISRLPFVSSSVDAVHAGAALPCWPSPSTAVAEISRVLRPGGVFVATTVIFDGPFAFIPFLRGQRQIIEAMSGSHFFLSERELQDLCTACGLVGFTSIRNGLFVMISASKPI; translated from the exons ATGGCGTCAGTGATCAGCAACCTCTCGTCTGTGTTGCTTCCGAGTCAACTCAGTAACTCGAGGCGTTGTTTCTTCAAACCCTGTGCGCGTCCACGACTCTTCAACAAACGTATTTTCGCGGTAAAAGTTCGAGCTTCTTCAACCGCCTTTATCGACACCAAGCCCCCAACG GAACCTATTGTGGTTGAAAATGAGGTTAGCAGCAGCAAGAGCATTTTAGCTTGTCCTATATGCTTCAAATCGTTAATGTTGATTGGCAATCATGTTTTATCTGT TGAGTCTGCAGCTGGGTCTACTTTGCTATGTAACACTTGTAAGAAGTCATTCAATGGCAACCAAACGCATTATGACATGACAGTGGCTAGTGGGACCAAGGACTATGGTGTGCAGATGCCAATTTCCACCGAGTTTTTCAG GTTTCCATTGATATCTTTTCTCTATGAGAGGGGCTGGCGTCAAAGTTTTTCTATCTGGGGTGGTTTTCCAGGCCCAGAGAAAGAg TTTGAATTGATGAGGGATTTCTTGAAGCCAGCTTTAGATGGAAATATAGTTGATGCTAGTTGTGGGAGTGGGTTATTTTCAAGACTATTTGCCCAGAGTGGATTATTTTCTCTTGTTATTGCTCTGGACTACTCAGAGAACATGTTGCAGCAATGTTATGAATTCATTAAGCAGGAGGAAACTTTTCCAAAAGA GAACTTAATCTTGGTCAGAGCTGATATCTCTAGGCTTCCTTTTGTTTCAAGTTCTGTTGATGCTGTGCATGCTGGTGCTGCTCTACCGTGTTGGCCTTCACCATCAACAGCT GTAGCTGAAATTAGTCGAGTTCTGCGACCTGGCGGAGTGTTTGTTGCTACCACCGTCATATTTGACGGGCCTTTTGCTTTTATCCCATTTTTGAGGGGACAACGCCAG ATTATAGAGGCAATGTCAGGCAGCCATTTCTTCCTATCTGAACGTGAACTACAAGATCTCTGCACTGCCTGTGGATTAGTTGgctttacaagtataagaaatgGGCTTTTCGTGATGATCTCTGCTTCAAAACCCATCTAA
- the LOC142613653 gene encoding uncharacterized protein LOC142613653 isoform X1 gives MMKMKVKINMKAETVTLILVNLAGIMERADESLLPGVYREVGAALHTDPTGLGSLTLFRSIVQSACYPIAAYLSVRHNRAHVIASGAFLWAAATFLVAFSSTFTQVAVSRALNGIGLALVAPAIQSLVADSTDDNNRGTAFGWLQLTGNLGSIIGGLLSVLIAPLTFMGIPGWRISFHLVAIISVMVGVLIQIFANDPRFSDSNAKDRDLVKSKSFWLEVKDLVQEAKSVIKIPSFQIIVAQGVTGSFPWSALSFSAMWLELSGFSHEKTAFLIALFVMGSSFGGLFGGKMGDILSTRLPNSGRIILAQTSSASAIPLAAILLLALPNDPSSGAVHGLVLFIVGFCISWNAPATNNPIFAEIVPEKSRTSVYAMDRSFESILSSFAPPIVGILAQYVYGYKPVPTGSSESEEIATDRGNATSLAKALYTAIGVPMALCCLIYSFLYYTYPRDKERAKMEALIESEMQQIELDNAPTGEEFSQVQFTESGERFGQELDYELGNGFDLEDDEKILLYHQLTFSNMGK, from the exons atgatgaagatgaaggtgAAGATAAATATGAAGGCGGAGACGGTGACTTTGATTTTGGTAAATCTAGCGGGGATCATGGAGAGGGCAGATGAGTCATTACTACCGGGTGTGTATAGAGAGGTTGGTGCGGCTTTGCACACTGACCCGACGGGTTTGGgttctctcactctcttcagGTCCATTGTTCAGTCCGCCTGTTACCCAATCGCCGCCTACCTCTCCGTCCGCCACAACCGCGCCCACGTCATCGCCTCCGGTGCCTTCCTCTGGGCCGCCGCCACTTTTCTCGTCGCTTTCTCCTCCACTTTCACCCAG GTGGCTGTATCTAGAGCTTTGAATGGGATTGGCCTTGCGCTAGTTGCACCTGCAATTCAGTCCCTTGTAGCTGACTCAACTGATGACAACAACCGTGGTACAGCTTTTGGGTGGCTTCAACTAACAGGCAACCTTGGTTCAATTATTGGTGGACTCCTCTCAGTATTGATAGCTCCATTAACATTCATGGGAATTCCTGGTTGGAGAATTTCCTTTCATCTTGTTGCAATCATCAGTGTTATGGTTGGTGTTTTGATCCAAATTTTTGCCAATGATCCTCGCTTTTCAGATTCTAATGCAAAAGATAGAGATCTAGTTAAGAGTAAATCCTTCTGGTTAGAAGTGAAGGATCTGGTTCAGGAAGCAAAGTCAGTTATTAAGATTCCATCTTTCCAGATTATTGTGGCACAGGGTGTCACTGGTTCATTCCCATGGTCAGCTCTGTCATTCTCAGCTATGTGGTTAGAGCTTTCTGGCTTCTCACATGAGAAAACTGCATTCCTCATAGCCCTGTTTGTGATGGGTAGTTCCTTTGGGGGCCTATTTGGTGGTAAGATGGGAGATATTCTTTCTACTCGTCTCCCAAATTCTGGAAGGATAATTCTAGCACAGACAAGCTCAGCATCAGCTATCCCTCTAGCAGCAATACTTTTGCTGGCTTTACCCAATGATCCATCTTCTGGAGCAGTCCATGGTTTGGTCTTGTTCATTGTGGGCTTCTGCATATCCTGGAATGCTCCAGCTACAAACAA TCCAATTTTTGCAGAGATAGTTCCTGAGAAATCCCGAACAAGTGTCTATGCAATGGACCGATCTTTTGAGTCCATACTGTCATCATTTGCTCCCCCTATAGTTGGGATATTGGCTCAGTATGTTTATGGTTATAAGCCAGTTCCTACTGGGTCAAGTGAATCTGAAGAGATTGCCACAGATAGAGGGAATGCTACATCATTGGCCAAGGCACTCTACACGGCAATAGGAGTTCCAATGGCTTTGTGTTGTCTAATTTACTCATTTCTCTATTACACCTACCCAAGAGACAAAGAACGGGCCAAGATGGAAGCTCTGATAGAATCAGAGATGCAACAAATAGAGTTGGATAATGCACCTACAGGTGAAGAATTTTCTCAAGTCCAGTTCACTGAGTCAGGAGAACGTTTTGGTCAGGAATTGGATTATGAACTGGGGAATGGCTTTGATCTTGAAGATGATGAGAAGATATTGCTCTACCACCAGCTGACATTCTCCAATATGGGTAAATAG
- the LOC142611644 gene encoding putative methyltransferase At1g78140, chloroplastic isoform X1, which yields MASVISNLSSVLLPSQLSNSRRCFFKPCARPRLFNKRIFAVKVRASSTAFIDTKPPTEPIVVENEVSSSKSILACPICFKSLMLIGNHVLSVSESAAGSTLLCNTCKKSFNGNQTHYDMTVASGTKDYGVQMPISTEFFRFPLISFLYERGWRQSFSIWGGFPGPEKEFELMRDFLKPALDGNIVDASCGSGLFSRLFAQSGLFSLVIALDYSENMLQQCYEFIKQEETFPKENLILVRADISRLPFVSSSVDAVHAGAALPCWPSPSTAVAEISRVLRPGGVFVATTVIFDGPFAFIPFLRGQRQIIEAMSGSHFFLSERELQDLCTACGLVGFTSIRNGLFVMISASKPI from the exons ATGGCGTCAGTGATCAGCAACCTCTCGTCTGTGTTGCTTCCGAGTCAACTCAGTAACTCGAGGCGTTGTTTCTTCAAACCCTGTGCGCGTCCACGACTCTTCAACAAACGTATTTTCGCGGTAAAAGTTCGAGCTTCTTCAACCGCCTTTATCGACACCAAGCCCCCAACG GAACCTATTGTGGTTGAAAATGAGGTTAGCAGCAGCAAGAGCATTTTAGCTTGTCCTATATGCTTCAAATCGTTAATGTTGATTGGCAATCATGTTTTATCTGT CAGTGAGTCTGCAGCTGGGTCTACTTTGCTATGTAACACTTGTAAGAAGTCATTCAATGGCAACCAAACGCATTATGACATGACAGTGGCTAGTGGGACCAAGGACTATGGTGTGCAGATGCCAATTTCCACCGAGTTTTTCAG GTTTCCATTGATATCTTTTCTCTATGAGAGGGGCTGGCGTCAAAGTTTTTCTATCTGGGGTGGTTTTCCAGGCCCAGAGAAAGAg TTTGAATTGATGAGGGATTTCTTGAAGCCAGCTTTAGATGGAAATATAGTTGATGCTAGTTGTGGGAGTGGGTTATTTTCAAGACTATTTGCCCAGAGTGGATTATTTTCTCTTGTTATTGCTCTGGACTACTCAGAGAACATGTTGCAGCAATGTTATGAATTCATTAAGCAGGAGGAAACTTTTCCAAAAGA GAACTTAATCTTGGTCAGAGCTGATATCTCTAGGCTTCCTTTTGTTTCAAGTTCTGTTGATGCTGTGCATGCTGGTGCTGCTCTACCGTGTTGGCCTTCACCATCAACAGCT GTAGCTGAAATTAGTCGAGTTCTGCGACCTGGCGGAGTGTTTGTTGCTACCACCGTCATATTTGACGGGCCTTTTGCTTTTATCCCATTTTTGAGGGGACAACGCCAG ATTATAGAGGCAATGTCAGGCAGCCATTTCTTCCTATCTGAACGTGAACTACAAGATCTCTGCACTGCCTGTGGATTAGTTGgctttacaagtataagaaatgGGCTTTTCGTGATGATCTCTGCTTCAAAACCCATCTAA